A stretch of Clostridium formicaceticum DNA encodes these proteins:
- a CDS encoding uroporphyrinogen decarboxylase family protein, which yields MSDMLALDTITLAQERTQLFRDLVDNKIPKRVPIGAVRFSSEFAIQYADKDLAKEQWDTARLEEILDKVCQDFASDTLPLSSIRFPSYYKILGAKTFVMGSSGFLQHPEVHGLEPEEYDEFIASPYDCIMEKVMPRLYTALDTNPVEKSLVLAKAFKAYYDETGNMGKIFAALSQKHGYAPPLFTGATEAPFDLVADLIRGFKGVTSDLRRCPDKLAAACEAVTPMMVKKGVPKNPSKYASTFIPLHMAPYIRPKDFEKFYWPSFKKLIEDMAAAGQPSTLFVEHDWMRYIDYLYELPENTRMMFEFGDPKVVKEKLGKKHILTGFYPLTLLKTGTKEQCVDKAKELIDILAPGGKYYFGFDKSIITVDSVNIENLQAVVQYVAENANY from the coding sequence ATGAGTGACATGCTGGCTTTAGATACAATAACATTAGCGCAAGAGAGAACACAGTTATTTCGTGATTTGGTAGATAATAAGATTCCTAAGAGAGTACCTATCGGCGCCGTAAGATTTTCATCTGAGTTTGCTATACAGTATGCAGATAAGGATCTAGCAAAAGAGCAGTGGGATACAGCTAGGCTGGAAGAAATTCTTGATAAAGTGTGCCAAGATTTTGCTTCTGATACACTACCACTAAGTTCTATAAGATTTCCTTCTTATTACAAAATACTAGGGGCAAAAACCTTTGTAATGGGTTCAAGTGGGTTTTTACAGCATCCAGAGGTGCATGGGTTAGAACCAGAAGAATACGATGAATTTATTGCTTCTCCTTATGACTGCATTATGGAAAAGGTAATGCCAAGATTGTATACAGCATTAGATACAAACCCAGTAGAAAAATCTTTGGTACTAGCAAAAGCTTTTAAAGCTTACTATGATGAAACAGGTAACATGGGAAAAATATTTGCAGCATTATCTCAAAAACACGGGTATGCACCACCACTATTTACAGGTGCCACTGAAGCACCTTTTGATTTAGTAGCTGACTTGATAAGAGGATTTAAGGGTGTCACTAGCGATCTTCGAAGGTGTCCAGACAAGCTAGCGGCTGCTTGTGAAGCGGTTACTCCAATGATGGTGAAAAAAGGGGTTCCTAAAAATCCTTCTAAGTATGCTTCAACTTTTATTCCATTGCATATGGCACCTTACATACGTCCAAAGGACTTTGAGAAATTCTATTGGCCAAGTTTCAAAAAATTAATTGAGGATATGGCAGCTGCTGGACAGCCATCAACATTGTTTGTTGAACATGACTGGATGCGTTATATTGACTATCTATATGAGCTTCCCGAAAATACAAGAATGATGTTTGAGTTTGGAGATCCAAAGGTTGTAAAGGAAAAGCTAGGGAAAAAACACATTCTTACAGGCTTCTATCCTTTAACTTTATTAAAGACAGGAACAAAAGAGCAATGTGTTGATAAGGCAAAAGAACTTATTGATATTCTTGCACCGGGTGGAAAATATTATTTCGGTTTTGATAAGAGCATTATCACTGTAGACAGCGTTAATATTGAAAATCTACAGGCAGTAGTACAATATGTAGCTGAGAATGCCAATTATTAG
- a CDS encoding cobalamin B12-binding domain-containing protein, with protein MADLAMDLSVLTQAVGDLDEDQVLEMLNEFVETNPSEEDAQKVVNACQRGMAIVGDLFDKGEYFVGDLIFAGELLTSAIETLKPVIGSGSTEKVGKIVLGTVEGDLHDIGKNIFRSMSEAAGFEVYDIGIDQSADAFLEKIKEVKPQIVGMSGVLTLAIDSMKNIIDEMKSQGVRDDVKIIIGGNPVTKEACEHVGADAFTTNAAEGVKICQGWVS; from the coding sequence ATGGCAGATTTAGCAATGGATTTAAGTGTATTAACACAGGCGGTAGGAGATCTTGACGAGGATCAAGTACTAGAAATGTTAAATGAATTTGTAGAAACAAATCCAAGTGAGGAAGATGCACAAAAGGTAGTAAATGCATGTCAGCGGGGGATGGCAATTGTAGGAGACTTGTTTGATAAAGGTGAGTACTTTGTTGGGGATTTAATTTTTGCAGGAGAATTATTAACAAGTGCTATTGAAACATTAAAGCCGGTAATTGGTTCAGGAAGTACAGAAAAAGTAGGAAAAATCGTTCTAGGAACAGTAGAGGGTGACCTACATGATATCGGTAAGAATATTTTTAGAAGTATGTCAGAGGCGGCAGGTTTTGAAGTATATGATATCGGCATTGACCAGTCAGCAGATGCGTTTTTAGAGAAAATCAAAGAGGTAAAGCCACAGATCGTAGGCATGAGCGGTGTACTTACTTTAGCCATTGATTCAATGAAAAATATTATAGATGAAATGAAAAGTCAAGGAGTCAGGGATGATGTAAAGATCATCATCGGGGGTAACCCTGTAACAAAAGAGGCTTGTGAGCATGTTGGGGCAGATGCTTTTACTACGAATGCAGCGGAAGGTGTAAAAATTTGTCAAGGCTGGGTGAGTTAA